A genomic stretch from Solanum stenotomum isolate F172 chromosome 8, ASM1918654v1, whole genome shotgun sequence includes:
- the LOC125873094 gene encoding protein TIFY 8, with protein sequence MAHIQSNKSVSDTATAADEVKPAATTFHDFLGKGYPQDSSPGMSGRVVLPSEASPSASVSLGASSGGGRGPISTTSDLGSERVVGNHFEGVPFYGLRGELSGPETSNRLLGTKRSNSDSLMGSTRDKFAMLRSDSLESSHMQKLLRNAGGERRGRPQDQEMSFVMHPMRPLHASLISQPSATGRTDVNASKWDRVIPVNVGPTLQYPPRASHVLPFGYQSSSNRFGDANAGPSNISQAADEGSRTGIKGSGILSSINASGGISDRSLSGVPLSGAKQKSTLHFSDLESSNPCRQGSSPAGSQMTIFYGGQAHVFDNVHPNKADVIMSLAGSNGGSWSTTYAPKPAARPSTGENYSPKAENETTKGNNLALIRELHGRSSGKAGFTHGFGSGDHISIPQGVLRGVNTTKEAKTAVQVAENVTDEKRDM encoded by the exons ATGGCTCACATCCAAAGTAACAAAAGTGTTAGTGATACTGCAACTGCAGCAGATGAAGTGAAACCAGCAGCCACTacttttcatgattttttggGTAAAGGGTATCCTCAAGATTCATCTCCGGGGATGTCTGGCAGAGTGGTGTTGCCGTCAGAGGCATCTCCGTCTGCTTCTGTCTCACTTGGTGCTTCTTCTGGGGGTGGCCGTGGCCCCATTTCCACCACTTCTGATCTGGGTTCTG AAAGAGTTGTAGGAAATCATTTTGAAGGAGTGCCGTTCTATGGCCTAAGGGGTGAACTTTCAGGGCCTGAGACAAGTAATCGATTGTTGGGAACAAAAAGAAGCAATTCTGACTCTTTGATGGGGTCAACGAGAGATAAATTTGCAATGCTGCGATCAGACTCATTGGAGAGCTCACATATGCAGAAG CTACTACGAAATGCAGGGGGTGAGCGGCGTGGACGACCACAGGACCAAGAAATGTCCTTTGTTATGCATCCAATGAGGCCACTTCATGCCTCTTTAATATCACAACCATCCGCCACTGGTAGAACTGATGTCAATGCTTCCAAGTGGGATCGAGTTATTCCCGTCAATGTTGGTCCCACCTTGCAGTATCCTCCACGTGCTAGTCATGTTTTACCTTTTGGATATCAATCGTCATCCAACAGGTTTGGAGATGCTAATGCAGGACCTTCTAATATATCTCAAGCTGCTGATGAAGGATCAAGGACCGGAATCAAAGGATCCGGAATATTGAGTTCCATTAATGCAAGTGGTGGAATCTCTGATAGAAGCCTTTCTGGGGTGCCATTAAGTGGTGCTAAGCAGAAGTCTACACTTCACTTCTCTGACCTAGAATCTTCTAACCCGTG TCGGCAAGGATCGTCACCTGCTGGCTCTCAAATGACTATATTTTACGGGGGTCAAGCCCATGTTTTCGATAATGTCCATCCCAACAAG GCAGATGTTATAATGTCCTTAGCTGGATCAAATGGAGGATCTTGGTCAACAACATATGCTCCAAAACCTGCAGCAAGGCCATCAACTGGAGAAAATTATTCGCCTAAAGCAGAGAATGAGACAACCAAGGGCAATAACCTAGCTCTAATAAGAGAGTTACATGGCAGGTCCTCTGGCAAAGCAGGTTTCACCCATGGTTTTGGTTCTGGTGATCACATTTCCATCCCTCAAG GTGTCCTTCGAGGGGTTAACACAACTAAGGAAGCAAAAACTGCAGTGCAAGTAGCAGAAAACGTCACTGATGAAAAACGAGATATGTGA
- the LOC125873089 gene encoding ABC transporter G family member 32-like isoform X2 codes for MTVRETLEFSGRCQGVGFKHDLLMELLRREKNAGIIPDQDIDIFIKAVALGEQTSIVVDYILKILGLDICANTLVGDEMIKGISGGQKKRLTTGELLMGAPRVLLMDEISTGLDSSTTFQIIKYLKYTTRAFDGTTLVSLLQPDPETYSLFDDIILLSEGQIIYQGPRETALEFFEFMGFKCPSRKNVADFLQELTSEKDQGQYWFLNSQYSYVSVTKFAEGFQSFHVGNALAQELAIPFDKRDGHPAALSSSTYGVKKSELLKISFDWQLLLLKRNSAVLVFKVTQLFLIVLIMMSVFFRSTMHHDTLEDGAVYLGALYFAILMVLFNGFLEVPMLIAKLPVLYKQRDLHFYPCWIYTLPSWLLSIPISLLESIIWVAATYYVVGFDPQITRCFRQFLLYFSLHQMSIGLFRVMASLGRNMIVANTFGSFAMLVVMALGGFVISRDSIPSWWIWGYWFSPLMYAQNSASVNEFRGHSWDKRFRDNISLGQMLLKVRSLFPENYWYWIGVGALIGYIIVFNALFTLFLTYLNPLGSQQAVVSKKNTQNKDKEPESEDNIVPFREFLNHSHSFTGREIKKRRGMVLPFEPLSMCFKEISYYVEVPMELKLQGLGDKLQLLVNVTGAFRPGVLTALVGVSGAGKTTLMDVLAGRKTGGHITGNIYISGHPKKQETFARVSGYCEQNDVHSPCLTIHESLLFSAWLRLSSQVDVKTQKAFVEEVMELVELTSLRRALVGLPGVDGLSTEQRKRLTIAVELVANPSIVFMDEPTSGLDARSAAIVMRTVRNIVDTGRTIVCTIHQPSIDIFESFDELLLMKRGGQLIYAGSLGNRSCNLIQYFEAIHGVHRIRSGQNPAAWVLEVTSSAEENRLGVDFADIYRKSTLFQQNEEMVESLSKPQEGSAELYFSSKYSQSFFGQFLACLWKQNLSYWRNPQYTAVRFFYTVIISLMFGSICWKFGSKRSTQQDILNAMGSMYAAVLFIGITNASSVQPVVFIERFVSYRERAAGMYSALPFAFAQVTIEFPYVFIQTLIYSTIFYFMASFEWSVSKFVWYIYFMYFTLLYFTLFGMMTTSVSPNHNIAAILAAPFYMMWNLFSGFMISRMRIPIYWRWYYWANPVAWSLYGLLTSQYGEVNEHLMLADGVHTVSIKRFIKEQFGYRQEFLGTAGVAVIGFCIIFAVTFAFAIKFFNFQRR; via the exons ATGACAGTAAGGGAGACACTTGAGTTCTCTGGACGTTGCCAGGGTGTCGGATTTAAGCATG ATTTGCTTATGGAACTTCtaagaagagagaaaaatgCTGGAATAATTCCTGATCAagatattgatatttttattaag GCAGTAGCATTGGGAGAACAGACAAGTATAGTTGTAGATTACATTCTAAAG ATTTTAGGATTGGATATTTGTGCGAATACATTAGTAGGAGATGAAATGATCAAAGGGATTTCAGGGGGACAGAAGAAGCGCCTCACTACTG GTGAGTTACTAATGGGTGCACCAAGGGTACTCTTAATGGATGAAATCTCAACCGGGCTAGATAGTTCAACTACCTTTCAAATCATCAAGTACTTAAAGTACACGACTCGCGCATTTGATGGGACTACCCTGGTTTCTTTATTGCAACCTGACCCTGAAACTTACTCTCTCTTTGATGATATAATTCTATTAAGTGAGGGCCAAATCATTTATCAAGGTCCCCGCGAAACTGCTCTTGAGTTCTTTGAATTTATGGGTTTCAAGTGCCCCTCCAGGAAAAATGTTGCTGATTTTCTTCAAGAG TTAACATCTGAAAAAGATCAAGGGCAGTATTGGTTTCTCAATAGTCAGTACAGCTATGTATCAGTAACAAAGTTTGCTGAGGGGTTTCAATCCTTTCATGTTGGTAATGCATTGGCGCAAGAACTGGCTATTCCATTCGACAAACGTGACGGTCATCCAGCAGCTCTGTCCTCTAGTACTTATGGTGTGAAAAAGTCTGAGCTTCTCAAGATCAGTTTTGACTGGCAGTTGCTATTATTAAAGCGAAACTCAGCTGTGCTCGTTTTCAAAGTCACACAG CTCTTTCTGATTGTCTTGATAATGATGAGTGTGTTCTTCCGTTCAACAATGCATCATGATACACTTGAAGATGGAGCTGTTTACCTCGGTGCTCTCTACTTTGCAATTCTTATGGTTCTTTTCAATGGTTTCTTGGAGGTGCCTATGCTGATAGCCAAGCTTCCCGTTCTTTACAAGCAGAGAGATTTAcatttctacccatgttggatATATACTCTTCCGTCTTGGCTTTTGAGTATTCCCATATCACTTTTAGAGTCCATTATTTGGGTTGCAGCTACATACTATGTGGTTGGCTTTGATCCTCAAATAACCAG GTGCTTCCGTCAGTTTCTGTTGTATTTCTCATTGCATCAGATGTCAATAGGACTTTTCCGTGTGATGGCATCACTAGGCAGAAATATGATAGTTGCTAATACCTTTGGATCTTTTGCAATGTTGGTAGTCATGGCTCTCGGAGGATTTGTTATTTCAAGAG ATAGCATCCCAAGTTGGTGGATTTGGGGTTACTGGTTTTCCCCTTTGATGTATGCCCAGAATTCAGCTTCAGTAAATGAGTTCCGTGGCCATTCTTGGGATAAG AGATTTAGGGACAACATATCTCTGGGTCAGATGTTATTGAAGGTTCGCAGCTTGTTTCCAGAGAACTACTGGTATTGGATCGGTGTTGGTGCATTGATTGGGTATATAATAGTGTTCAACGCCCTCTTCACGTTGTTTCTGACTTACCTCAACC CATTAGGGAGCCAGCAAGCAGTTGTTTCAAAGAAAAACACCCAGAACAAGGACAAGGAACCAGAGAGTGAAGATAACATTGTTCCATTTAGAGAGTTTTTGAACCATTCACACTCATTCACTG GAAGAGAGATCAAGAAACGAAGAGGCATGGTTCTTCCATTCGAGCCTCTTTCCATGTGTTTTAAGGAGATTAGTTACTACGTTGAAGTTCCCATG GAGCTTAAGCTACAGGGGCTAGGAGATAAACTACAGTTACTAGTCAATGTTACTGGTGCATTTAGGCCGGGCGTGCTTACTGCATTAGTTGGTGTCAGTGGTGCTGGTAAAACTACTCTAATGGATGTTTTAGCTGGAAGGAAAACTGGTGGACATATAACAGGCAATATCTATATTTCTGGACACCCGAAGAAGCAAGAAACTTTTGCAAGAGTATCCGGATATTGTGAACAGAATGATGTTCATTCCCCCTGCTTAACTATCCATGAGTCACTACTGTTTTCTGCTTGGCTCCGGTTATCTTCTCAGGTTGACGTGAAAACACAAAAG GCTTTTGTTGAAGAGGTTATGGAGTTAGTGGAACTAACTTCATTACGTCGAGCTTTGGTTGGCCTACCTGGAGTAGATGGATTGTCAACAGAGCAAAGGAAAAGGTTGACGATTGCGGTTGAGCTTGTAGCCAATCCTTCAATAGTTTTTATGGATGAACCTACTTCAGGACTAGATGCCCGGTCTGCAGCCATTGTAATGAGAACAGTGAGAAACATTGTCGACACTGGAAGAACAATCGTCTGCACCATCCATCAGCCTAGTATAGATATCTTCGAATCATTTGACGAG CTTTTGCTCATGAAAAGAGGTGGACAGCTCATTTATGCTGGTTCACTAGGGAACAGATCATGCAATCTTATTCAGTATTTTGAG GCAATTCATGGAGTACACAGAATTAGGTCTGGACAGAACCCTGCTGCTTGGGTTCTTGAAGTTACTTCTTCAGCAGAAGAAAATCGCCTCGGTGTAGATTTTGCTGACATATATCGAAAATCAACTTTATTCCA GCAAAATGAGGAAATGGTTGAAAGTTTAAGCAAACCACAAGAAGGTTCAGCTGAGCTATATTTCTCAAGCAAGTACTCTCAGTCCTTTTTCGGACAGTTTCTTGCATGTCTATGGAAGCAAAACCTGTCCTACTGGCGCAATCCACAATATACTGCTGTGCGCTTCTTCTACACGGTCATAATCTCATTGATGTTTGGAAGTATATGCTGGAAGTTTGGTTCTAAGAG GAGTACTCAGCAGGACATATTAAATGCTATGGGATCCATGTATGCAGCTGTTCTTTTCATTGGAATCACGAACGCTTCCTCTGTCCAACCTGTGGTATTTATTGAGAGGTTCGTCTCATATCGTGAAAGAGCAGCCGGGATGTACTCAGCTCTACCCTTTGCATTTGCACAG GTCACAATTGAGTTTCCATATGTTTTCATTCaaacactaatatatagtaCCATATTCTACTTCATGGCATCTTTCGAGTGGAGCGTCTCAAAGTTCGTTTGGTACATATACTTCATGTACTTCACACTCCTATACTTCACTCTCTTCGGTATGATGACTACTTCAGTCTCTCCAAACCATAACATTGCTGCAATTCTTGCTGCACCATTCTACATGATGTGGAATTTGTTCAGCGGATTCATGATTTCTCGAATG AGAATTCCTATTTATTGGAGATGGTACTATTGGGCTAATCCAGTAGCATGGAGTTTATATGGACTTTTAACATCACAATACGGAGAAGTAAATGAACATCTTATGCTTGCTGATGGTGTTCATACAGTATCAATAAAAAGGTTCATTAAAGAACAGTTTGGATATAGGCAGGAATTCTTAGGCACTGCTGGTGTTGCAGTTATTGGTTTCTGTATAATCTTTGCAGTAACCTTTGCTTTTGCAATCAAATTCTTCAACTTCCAAAGAAGATAA
- the LOC125873089 gene encoding ABC transporter G family member 32-like isoform X1, which produces MSTRGENGARKNEEDLVLAALQSSPTYIRARTSIFRGIGGEVALVDVGKMKGEEQKQVLDVLINAINEDTEMFFKRVKERFEKVDLEFPKVKVCFQHLKVDAMVHVGSRALPTIPNFIFNMTETSLRQLRIFPSRRKKLSILNNISGFLRPSRLTLLLGPPSSGKTTLLLALAGRLDKNLMMSGRVTYNGHDLTEFVPQRTAAYVSQRDSHIAEMTVRETLEFSGRCQGVGFKHDLLMELLRREKNAGIIPDQDIDIFIKAVALGEQTSIVVDYILKILGLDICANTLVGDEMIKGISGGQKKRLTTGELLMGAPRVLLMDEISTGLDSSTTFQIIKYLKYTTRAFDGTTLVSLLQPDPETYSLFDDIILLSEGQIIYQGPRETALEFFEFMGFKCPSRKNVADFLQELTSEKDQGQYWFLNSQYSYVSVTKFAEGFQSFHVGNALAQELAIPFDKRDGHPAALSSSTYGVKKSELLKISFDWQLLLLKRNSAVLVFKVTQLFLIVLIMMSVFFRSTMHHDTLEDGAVYLGALYFAILMVLFNGFLEVPMLIAKLPVLYKQRDLHFYPCWIYTLPSWLLSIPISLLESIIWVAATYYVVGFDPQITRCFRQFLLYFSLHQMSIGLFRVMASLGRNMIVANTFGSFAMLVVMALGGFVISRDSIPSWWIWGYWFSPLMYAQNSASVNEFRGHSWDKRFRDNISLGQMLLKVRSLFPENYWYWIGVGALIGYIIVFNALFTLFLTYLNPLGSQQAVVSKKNTQNKDKEPESEDNIVPFREFLNHSHSFTGREIKKRRGMVLPFEPLSMCFKEISYYVEVPMELKLQGLGDKLQLLVNVTGAFRPGVLTALVGVSGAGKTTLMDVLAGRKTGGHITGNIYISGHPKKQETFARVSGYCEQNDVHSPCLTIHESLLFSAWLRLSSQVDVKTQKAFVEEVMELVELTSLRRALVGLPGVDGLSTEQRKRLTIAVELVANPSIVFMDEPTSGLDARSAAIVMRTVRNIVDTGRTIVCTIHQPSIDIFESFDELLLMKRGGQLIYAGSLGNRSCNLIQYFEAIHGVHRIRSGQNPAAWVLEVTSSAEENRLGVDFADIYRKSTLFQQNEEMVESLSKPQEGSAELYFSSKYSQSFFGQFLACLWKQNLSYWRNPQYTAVRFFYTVIISLMFGSICWKFGSKRSTQQDILNAMGSMYAAVLFIGITNASSVQPVVFIERFVSYRERAAGMYSALPFAFAQVTIEFPYVFIQTLIYSTIFYFMASFEWSVSKFVWYIYFMYFTLLYFTLFGMMTTSVSPNHNIAAILAAPFYMMWNLFSGFMISRMRIPIYWRWYYWANPVAWSLYGLLTSQYGEVNEHLMLADGVHTVSIKRFIKEQFGYRQEFLGTAGVAVIGFCIIFAVTFAFAIKFFNFQRR; this is translated from the exons ATGTCAACAAGAGGTGAAAATGGAGCTAGAAAAAATGAAGAGGATCTTGTGTTGGCAGCTTTGCAAAGTTCTCCTACTTATATACGAGCACGGACATCGATCTTTCGAGGCATTGGTGGAGAGGTTGCTTTAGTTGATGTTGGAAAAATGAAAGGTGAAGAACAGAAGCAAGTTTTGGATGTGTTGATTAATGCTATTAATGAAGATACAGAGATGTTCTTCAAAAGAGTTAAGGAAAGATTTGAGAa GGTGGATTTGGAATTCCCAAAAGTTAAGGTTTGCTTTCAGCATCTTAAAGTTGATGCAATGGTCCATGTAGGAAGCAGAGCATTGCCTACTATTCCCAACTTTATATTCAACATGACTGAG acttcCTTGAGACAGTTGAGGATTTTCCCAAGTCGGAGAAAGAAATTATCTATCCTAAACAACATAAGTGGTTTTCTACGGCCATCAAG GTTGACACTGCTTTTGGGTCCGCCTAGCTCTGGAAAAACAACATTGCTTTTGGCACTTGCTGGCCGCCTTGATAAGAATTTGATG ATGTCAGGAAGAGTTACCTACAATGGACATGATCTGACGGAGTTTGTTCCTCAAAGGACGGCTGCCTATGTCAGCCAGAGGGATTCACACATTGCAGAAATGACAGTAAGGGAGACACTTGAGTTCTCTGGACGTTGCCAGGGTGTCGGATTTAAGCATG ATTTGCTTATGGAACTTCtaagaagagagaaaaatgCTGGAATAATTCCTGATCAagatattgatatttttattaag GCAGTAGCATTGGGAGAACAGACAAGTATAGTTGTAGATTACATTCTAAAG ATTTTAGGATTGGATATTTGTGCGAATACATTAGTAGGAGATGAAATGATCAAAGGGATTTCAGGGGGACAGAAGAAGCGCCTCACTACTG GTGAGTTACTAATGGGTGCACCAAGGGTACTCTTAATGGATGAAATCTCAACCGGGCTAGATAGTTCAACTACCTTTCAAATCATCAAGTACTTAAAGTACACGACTCGCGCATTTGATGGGACTACCCTGGTTTCTTTATTGCAACCTGACCCTGAAACTTACTCTCTCTTTGATGATATAATTCTATTAAGTGAGGGCCAAATCATTTATCAAGGTCCCCGCGAAACTGCTCTTGAGTTCTTTGAATTTATGGGTTTCAAGTGCCCCTCCAGGAAAAATGTTGCTGATTTTCTTCAAGAG TTAACATCTGAAAAAGATCAAGGGCAGTATTGGTTTCTCAATAGTCAGTACAGCTATGTATCAGTAACAAAGTTTGCTGAGGGGTTTCAATCCTTTCATGTTGGTAATGCATTGGCGCAAGAACTGGCTATTCCATTCGACAAACGTGACGGTCATCCAGCAGCTCTGTCCTCTAGTACTTATGGTGTGAAAAAGTCTGAGCTTCTCAAGATCAGTTTTGACTGGCAGTTGCTATTATTAAAGCGAAACTCAGCTGTGCTCGTTTTCAAAGTCACACAG CTCTTTCTGATTGTCTTGATAATGATGAGTGTGTTCTTCCGTTCAACAATGCATCATGATACACTTGAAGATGGAGCTGTTTACCTCGGTGCTCTCTACTTTGCAATTCTTATGGTTCTTTTCAATGGTTTCTTGGAGGTGCCTATGCTGATAGCCAAGCTTCCCGTTCTTTACAAGCAGAGAGATTTAcatttctacccatgttggatATATACTCTTCCGTCTTGGCTTTTGAGTATTCCCATATCACTTTTAGAGTCCATTATTTGGGTTGCAGCTACATACTATGTGGTTGGCTTTGATCCTCAAATAACCAG GTGCTTCCGTCAGTTTCTGTTGTATTTCTCATTGCATCAGATGTCAATAGGACTTTTCCGTGTGATGGCATCACTAGGCAGAAATATGATAGTTGCTAATACCTTTGGATCTTTTGCAATGTTGGTAGTCATGGCTCTCGGAGGATTTGTTATTTCAAGAG ATAGCATCCCAAGTTGGTGGATTTGGGGTTACTGGTTTTCCCCTTTGATGTATGCCCAGAATTCAGCTTCAGTAAATGAGTTCCGTGGCCATTCTTGGGATAAG AGATTTAGGGACAACATATCTCTGGGTCAGATGTTATTGAAGGTTCGCAGCTTGTTTCCAGAGAACTACTGGTATTGGATCGGTGTTGGTGCATTGATTGGGTATATAATAGTGTTCAACGCCCTCTTCACGTTGTTTCTGACTTACCTCAACC CATTAGGGAGCCAGCAAGCAGTTGTTTCAAAGAAAAACACCCAGAACAAGGACAAGGAACCAGAGAGTGAAGATAACATTGTTCCATTTAGAGAGTTTTTGAACCATTCACACTCATTCACTG GAAGAGAGATCAAGAAACGAAGAGGCATGGTTCTTCCATTCGAGCCTCTTTCCATGTGTTTTAAGGAGATTAGTTACTACGTTGAAGTTCCCATG GAGCTTAAGCTACAGGGGCTAGGAGATAAACTACAGTTACTAGTCAATGTTACTGGTGCATTTAGGCCGGGCGTGCTTACTGCATTAGTTGGTGTCAGTGGTGCTGGTAAAACTACTCTAATGGATGTTTTAGCTGGAAGGAAAACTGGTGGACATATAACAGGCAATATCTATATTTCTGGACACCCGAAGAAGCAAGAAACTTTTGCAAGAGTATCCGGATATTGTGAACAGAATGATGTTCATTCCCCCTGCTTAACTATCCATGAGTCACTACTGTTTTCTGCTTGGCTCCGGTTATCTTCTCAGGTTGACGTGAAAACACAAAAG GCTTTTGTTGAAGAGGTTATGGAGTTAGTGGAACTAACTTCATTACGTCGAGCTTTGGTTGGCCTACCTGGAGTAGATGGATTGTCAACAGAGCAAAGGAAAAGGTTGACGATTGCGGTTGAGCTTGTAGCCAATCCTTCAATAGTTTTTATGGATGAACCTACTTCAGGACTAGATGCCCGGTCTGCAGCCATTGTAATGAGAACAGTGAGAAACATTGTCGACACTGGAAGAACAATCGTCTGCACCATCCATCAGCCTAGTATAGATATCTTCGAATCATTTGACGAG CTTTTGCTCATGAAAAGAGGTGGACAGCTCATTTATGCTGGTTCACTAGGGAACAGATCATGCAATCTTATTCAGTATTTTGAG GCAATTCATGGAGTACACAGAATTAGGTCTGGACAGAACCCTGCTGCTTGGGTTCTTGAAGTTACTTCTTCAGCAGAAGAAAATCGCCTCGGTGTAGATTTTGCTGACATATATCGAAAATCAACTTTATTCCA GCAAAATGAGGAAATGGTTGAAAGTTTAAGCAAACCACAAGAAGGTTCAGCTGAGCTATATTTCTCAAGCAAGTACTCTCAGTCCTTTTTCGGACAGTTTCTTGCATGTCTATGGAAGCAAAACCTGTCCTACTGGCGCAATCCACAATATACTGCTGTGCGCTTCTTCTACACGGTCATAATCTCATTGATGTTTGGAAGTATATGCTGGAAGTTTGGTTCTAAGAG GAGTACTCAGCAGGACATATTAAATGCTATGGGATCCATGTATGCAGCTGTTCTTTTCATTGGAATCACGAACGCTTCCTCTGTCCAACCTGTGGTATTTATTGAGAGGTTCGTCTCATATCGTGAAAGAGCAGCCGGGATGTACTCAGCTCTACCCTTTGCATTTGCACAG GTCACAATTGAGTTTCCATATGTTTTCATTCaaacactaatatatagtaCCATATTCTACTTCATGGCATCTTTCGAGTGGAGCGTCTCAAAGTTCGTTTGGTACATATACTTCATGTACTTCACACTCCTATACTTCACTCTCTTCGGTATGATGACTACTTCAGTCTCTCCAAACCATAACATTGCTGCAATTCTTGCTGCACCATTCTACATGATGTGGAATTTGTTCAGCGGATTCATGATTTCTCGAATG AGAATTCCTATTTATTGGAGATGGTACTATTGGGCTAATCCAGTAGCATGGAGTTTATATGGACTTTTAACATCACAATACGGAGAAGTAAATGAACATCTTATGCTTGCTGATGGTGTTCATACAGTATCAATAAAAAGGTTCATTAAAGAACAGTTTGGATATAGGCAGGAATTCTTAGGCACTGCTGGTGTTGCAGTTATTGGTTTCTGTATAATCTTTGCAGTAACCTTTGCTTTTGCAATCAAATTCTTCAACTTCCAAAGAAGATAA
- the LOC125873099 gene encoding mitogen-activated protein kinase kinase kinase 20-like gives MAKNQEAEIMWKRGRTLGQGGFGFVSLASTTHSPLIPSLIAVKSCMLSHSHSLEDETEFLRMCQDSPHVIRSFGVKVTQEDDILLYNLLLEYASAGSLADRLLNNDQLGLPEFQVQKHTKNVLLGLRFIHRKGIIHCDIKPHNILLTSTDDDDDTEEVAKIADFGLSLTLEQSWTQKQGMRGTKRYMAPESLLKQEYGPEADIWALGCTVYELITGTPLWESSNSDPKFDDVLQRIKYEEPNLENDKLSTEVKDFLRYCLIKNPKSRWSAGLLLNHSFLKSADSVLPPKKRKRQHGYMSSLHRPNQKRAFRTQPHIRHLIIEH, from the coding sequence ATGGCGAAAAATCAAGAAGCAGAGATTATGTGGAAGAGGGGTAGAACATTAGGGCAGGGAGGATTTGGTTTTGTTTCATTGGCTTCTACTACTCATTCTCCTCTCATTCCATCACTTATTGCTGTGAAGTCTTGTATGTTGAGCCATTCTCACTCTCTTGAAGATGAAACTGAATTTCTAAGAATGTGTCAAGATTCTCCTCATGTTATTCGATCTTTCGGAGTTAAAGTCACCCAAGAAGATGATATACTTCTTTACAACTTGCTCTTAGAATATGCCTCTGCCGGGAGTCTTGCTGATCGTCTTCTCAATAATGATCAACTAGGGTTGCCTGAGTTTCAAGTACAAAAACACACCAAGAATGTTCTTTTAGGGCTAAGGTTCATTCATCGAAAAGGGATCATTCATTGTGATATAAAGCCACACAACATTCTTCTTACTTCtactgatgatgatgatgatacaGAGGAGGTGGCAAAGATCGCTGATTTCGGGCTTTCGTTAACTTTGGAACAGAGCTGGACGCAGAAACAGGGGATGAGAGGAACTAAAAGGTACATGGCACCTGAATCCCTACTTAAACAGGAGTACGGCCCAGAAGCTGATATTTGGGCACTTGGATGTACTGTTTACGAGTTGATCACTGGGACACCACTATGGGAATCATCCAATTCAGATCCAAAGTTTGATGATGTATTGCAACGAATTAAGTACGAGGAACCAAATTTGGAGAATGACAAACTGTCTACAGAGGTAAAAGATTTCTTGAGATATTGTCTGATCAAGAATCCAAAATCGCGTTGGAGTGCAGGACTGCTATTGAATCACTCTTTTCTGAAATCAGCTGACAGTGTCCTGCCTCCAAAGAAGCGGAAGAGGCAACATGGTTACATGTCCAGTTTACACAGGCCTAACCAAAAGAGAGCATTCAGAACACAGCCACACATTCGTCATTTGATTATAGAACACTGA